A part of Leptospira congkakensis genomic DNA contains:
- a CDS encoding amidohydrolase family protein has translation MGEGEHVESSNKPDTRISSPFTWRGDSLPPILDSETPDHLKRIRDLGIPYIFDIHTHFFPETVMKLIWRWFDNVNWAIGYRLPESERVERLHHNGIERFTTLNYAHKAGMASSLNDWTYANYKNWKGAIPFGTFYPEEGVLVYVKKAVEDYGFQGFKLHCEVSKLDLNRPELTDTFLYLQDKQIPILIHTGTAPLPGEFTGIEFFKPFLETYPKLKIIVAHMGANEISAYASLLEVYPNLALDTTMVFVDFLATGKAEDVDAAVSYLERYQDQIYFGSDFPNIPYNLNHPITRLLDLPISDLAKQKILYRNAENLFFK, from the coding sequence ATGGGAGAAGGGGAGCATGTAGAGTCTTCTAACAAACCAGACACTCGGATCTCTTCTCCTTTTACTTGGAGGGGAGATTCACTTCCACCCATTTTAGATTCGGAAACTCCAGACCATTTAAAACGAATTCGTGATTTAGGAATTCCTTATATCTTTGATATCCATACTCATTTTTTTCCTGAGACAGTGATGAAACTGATTTGGCGCTGGTTTGATAATGTGAACTGGGCCATTGGATACCGACTGCCGGAATCCGAACGAGTGGAAAGGCTCCATCATAATGGGATCGAACGATTTACTACTTTAAATTATGCACACAAAGCAGGTATGGCTTCTTCATTAAATGATTGGACCTATGCTAATTATAAAAATTGGAAAGGAGCGATTCCCTTTGGAACTTTTTATCCAGAAGAGGGAGTCCTCGTTTACGTAAAAAAAGCTGTGGAAGATTACGGGTTCCAAGGTTTTAAACTCCACTGTGAAGTCTCCAAACTTGATCTAAATCGTCCCGAACTAACCGACACATTCCTTTATTTGCAGGATAAACAAATTCCGATTTTGATTCATACGGGAACGGCACCACTTCCTGGTGAGTTTACAGGAATCGAATTTTTTAAACCTTTTCTAGAAACCTATCCAAAGTTAAAGATCATTGTGGCTCATATGGGCGCTAATGAAATCTCCGCTTATGCTTCGTTACTTGAGGTATACCCTAACTTGGCTCTTGATACCACAATGGTGTTTGTGGACTTCCTTGCGACGGGGAAAGCAGAAGATGTGGATGCTGCCGTTTCTTATTTGGAAAGATACCAGGACCAAATTTACTTTGGATCTGACTTTCCGAACATTCCCTACAACCTAAACCACCCCATCACTCGGCTTTTGGATTTGCCTATTAGTGATTTGGCCAAACAAAAAATTCTCTACCGGAACGCAGAAAACTTATTTTTTAAATGA
- a CDS encoding acyl-CoA dehydrogenase family protein: MISNNYFNDNDDLIDHFDSLTPWNEVVDQYEQGFEDFAEYQKSGKEELTFAPGNYEDAIEFYRSTLEAGGDIAGNDISQIAKQMDEEGLKYKDGQVGFPKAMLDVVEKIKSAGLLPYGIHRHYGGLGLPSVVQSMLSECVSRGDGSLAITLGCMNLAETVERFGTDEMIHEFVPKMAAGELCGAMALTEPNYGSDLPNLQTKAVKGEDGTWKITGTKRFITHACGFGNAPSIILTLARTGTTTSGARGLSFFLVHSKDIFVASIEKKMGLHCSPTCEVVFENSPGILIGDEGKGLIKYSMAMMNQARLNIAAQAMGIATAAYFEGKKYAEERVQFGKTINNITAVKKMLERMEREVAAMRCILYEASYAVDQYRWKEERGKMKGLTEKDIKKDESFKKWEKLASLFTPLSKYYITEMANLVAYDSMQIHGGSGYTEDYDVARLYRDVRITNIYEGTTQLQTVACIGGIVSGMTETGIYREYLKAEMGTFTASNGLNDLFKQFESVVAEFAEIDSTPLREELAFEVVESAARFHNSLLLERSIGRSKVERRNYRKSITDAYILDSSAILASNLTKIRGKKAPVTA; encoded by the coding sequence ATGATTTCCAATAACTATTTTAACGATAACGATGACCTTATTGATCATTTTGATTCTCTTACCCCTTGGAACGAGGTGGTAGACCAATACGAACAAGGTTTCGAAGACTTTGCAGAATACCAAAAATCGGGAAAGGAAGAACTCACTTTCGCACCCGGAAACTACGAAGACGCTATTGAATTTTACCGCTCTACCTTAGAAGCAGGTGGAGACATTGCCGGAAACGACATTTCCCAAATTGCTAAACAAATGGATGAAGAAGGTCTCAAATACAAAGACGGCCAAGTCGGATTTCCAAAAGCTATGCTCGATGTGGTAGAAAAAATCAAATCAGCAGGACTCCTTCCATACGGAATCCATAGACATTACGGTGGACTCGGTCTTCCTTCTGTCGTACAATCAATGTTATCTGAATGTGTTTCTCGTGGAGATGGGTCACTTGCCATCACTCTTGGTTGTATGAACCTTGCAGAAACTGTGGAACGATTTGGAACAGATGAAATGATCCATGAATTTGTTCCGAAGATGGCAGCCGGTGAACTTTGTGGTGCGATGGCACTCACTGAACCTAACTACGGATCGGACCTTCCGAACTTACAAACCAAAGCAGTGAAAGGCGAAGATGGAACTTGGAAGATTACTGGAACCAAACGATTCATCACTCATGCTTGTGGGTTTGGAAATGCACCTTCTATCATTCTCACACTTGCAAGAACAGGAACCACAACCAGTGGAGCCCGTGGACTTTCTTTCTTTTTAGTTCACTCCAAAGATATATTCGTTGCATCTATTGAAAAGAAAATGGGACTTCATTGTTCTCCTACTTGTGAAGTGGTTTTTGAAAATAGTCCGGGAATTCTCATTGGTGATGAAGGCAAAGGACTTATCAAGTATTCTATGGCCATGATGAACCAAGCTCGCCTCAACATTGCGGCCCAAGCGATGGGGATTGCAACTGCTGCTTACTTCGAAGGTAAAAAGTATGCGGAAGAAAGAGTTCAATTTGGTAAAACCATCAACAACATCACTGCTGTGAAAAAAATGTTGGAAAGAATGGAACGGGAAGTCGCTGCCATGCGTTGTATTTTGTATGAAGCAAGTTACGCAGTAGACCAGTATCGTTGGAAAGAAGAACGAGGAAAGATGAAAGGTCTTACTGAAAAGGACATCAAAAAAGATGAATCCTTTAAGAAATGGGAAAAACTTGCCTCTCTATTCACTCCACTTTCTAAATACTATATTACGGAAATGGCAAACCTCGTAGCTTATGATTCTATGCAAATTCATGGTGGATCGGGATACACAGAGGATTATGATGTAGCACGACTTTATCGTGATGTGCGAATCACTAATATCTATGAAGGAACCACACAACTCCAAACGGTTGCTTGTATCGGGGGAATTGTTTCCGGAATGACAGAAACAGGAATCTACCGTGAATACTTGAAAGCAGAAATGGGAACCTTTACAGCAAGTAATGGCCTAAATGATCTATTCAAACAATTTGAATCGGTTGTGGCTGAGTTTGCTGAAATCGATTCCACTCCACTACGCGAAGAGTTGGCTTTTGAAGTGGTTGAGTCGGCAGCCCGTTTCCACAATAGTTTGTTACTCGAAAGAAGTATTGGTCGTTCGAAAGTAGAAAGACGAAACTATCGTAAATCTATTACAGACGCATACATTCTTGATAGTTCGGCAATCCTTGCTTCGAACCTAACAAAGATTCGTGGAAAGAAAGCACCAGTCACTGCATAA